From the Leucobacter tenebrionis genome, one window contains:
- a CDS encoding DUF3566 domain-containing protein, which yields MSNTVADKLAKKTRKKAPAKQVRLKLVYIDFWSAVKFSFLISLCVGIVSVISAILIYTVLIQTGVFSEVDALFMDIVGEDNSLMKFIGFPQVLGFSVVVGILNTIVGTALGAIGSLIYNLLVRVLGGFQLGFTSN from the coding sequence ATGAGTAACACTGTCGCCGACAAGCTGGCAAAGAAGACCCGCAAGAAGGCCCCGGCGAAGCAGGTTCGCCTGAAGCTGGTCTACATCGACTTCTGGTCGGCGGTGAAGTTCTCGTTCCTCATCTCGCTCTGCGTGGGGATCGTGAGCGTGATCTCTGCGATCCTCATCTACACCGTGCTCATCCAGACCGGTGTGTTCTCCGAGGTCGACGCCCTGTTCATGGACATCGTCGGTGAGGACAACAGCCTGATGAAGTTCATCGGCTTCCCGCAGGTGCTCGGCTTCTCGGTCGTGGTGGGTATTCTCAACACGATCGTGGGCACCGCCCTCGGCGCTATCGGCTCGCTCATCTACAACCTGCTGGTGCGTGTGCTGGGCGGGTTCCAGCTGGGCTTTACCAGCAACTGA
- a CDS encoding IS256 family transposase, with the protein MTAPTIVDPAGLLSEALTDASPDLMRSLLQTMINALLSADADAVVGAEWGKPSSDRITQRNGYRHRDLDTRVGTIDVAIPKLRQGTYFPEWLLERRKRAETALITVVADCYLAGVSTRRMDKLVKTLGIHSLSKSQVSRMAAELDAHVEQFRHRPLDDAGPFTFVAADALTMKVREGGRVIGAVVLVATGVNGDGRREVLGLRVATSETGAAWNSFFADLVARGLGGVRLVTSDAHQGLVEAIAANLPGAVWQRCRTHYAANLMSVTPKAMWPAVKAMLHSVYDQPDAAAVHAQFDRLLDYVDGKLPDAHEHLDAARADILAFAQFPEGLWQQIWSNNPNERLNREIRSRTDSVGIFPNRDAIIRIVGAVLTEQTDEWAEGRRYLGLDILAKSRLTLVTDNDAEGVIDTVLELSA; encoded by the coding sequence ATGACCGCTCCTACTATTGTCGACCCTGCCGGCCTGCTCAGCGAAGCTCTCACCGACGCGTCCCCGGATCTGATGCGCAGTCTGTTGCAGACCATGATCAACGCGCTCTTGTCCGCGGACGCGGACGCCGTGGTCGGCGCTGAATGGGGCAAGCCCTCATCCGACCGGATCACGCAGCGCAATGGCTACCGACACCGCGACCTCGACACCCGGGTCGGTACGATCGATGTCGCGATCCCGAAGCTTCGGCAGGGAACCTATTTCCCCGAATGGCTGCTCGAGCGCCGCAAACGCGCCGAGACCGCGCTGATCACCGTCGTCGCCGACTGTTACCTTGCCGGCGTGTCCACACGCCGGATGGACAAGCTCGTCAAGACCCTCGGCATCCATTCCCTGTCGAAGTCGCAGGTGTCCCGGATGGCGGCGGAGCTCGATGCACACGTCGAGCAGTTCCGACACCGACCGCTCGACGACGCCGGTCCGTTTACCTTCGTTGCCGCCGACGCGCTCACCATGAAAGTTCGCGAGGGCGGCCGCGTCATAGGCGCAGTGGTGCTCGTCGCGACCGGCGTCAACGGCGACGGGCGCCGCGAGGTGCTCGGCCTGCGCGTGGCCACCAGCGAGACAGGAGCAGCCTGGAACTCGTTCTTCGCCGACCTCGTCGCCCGCGGTCTCGGAGGCGTCCGCCTCGTCACCAGCGACGCCCACCAAGGACTCGTCGAAGCAATCGCAGCGAACCTGCCCGGTGCTGTTTGGCAGCGCTGTCGCACGCACTACGCAGCGAACCTGATGAGTGTGACACCGAAGGCCATGTGGCCGGCGGTGAAAGCGATGCTGCACTCCGTCTACGACCAGCCCGACGCCGCCGCGGTCCACGCTCAGTTCGACCGGCTCCTGGACTACGTCGACGGGAAACTGCCCGACGCTCACGAGCACCTCGACGCGGCCCGCGCCGATATTCTCGCCTTCGCGCAGTTCCCGGAAGGCCTGTGGCAGCAGATCTGGTCCAACAACCCCAACGAGCGTCTCAACCGGGAAATCCGCAGCCGCACCGACTCCGTCGGGATCTTCCCGAACCGGGACGCGATTATCCGCATCGTCGGCGCGGTCCTCACCGAGCAAACCGACGAATGGGCCGAAGGACGCCGCTACCTCGGCCTCGACATCCTCGCGAAGAGCCGCCTCACCCTCGTCACAGACAACGACGCCGAGGGGGTGATCGACACCGTTCTCGAGCTCAGCGCCTGA
- a CDS encoding TetR/AcrR family transcriptional regulator, translated as MARTQAFDRDTVVRAARTVFWEHGYDGASIPELEEATGIRRSSLYNTFGSKRGLFDEAVQSYLDEVIRPRLRPFKADPVAPDALTDYLTGLWDAFGNLDSMPATNGCLLVNTARESIAHDSAVAQLVAEYRAELASAMRRGVHAQRPASLATQTDDLAENIVALVIAAFALARVDSTQARHNLTLALRLAHD; from the coding sequence ATGGCCCGGACGCAGGCCTTCGACCGCGACACTGTCGTGCGCGCCGCCCGCACAGTGTTCTGGGAACACGGCTACGACGGCGCCTCCATCCCCGAACTCGAGGAAGCGACCGGCATCCGCCGCTCCAGCCTGTACAACACCTTCGGCTCGAAGCGCGGTCTTTTCGACGAGGCCGTCCAGTCATACCTCGACGAGGTCATCCGCCCCCGCCTGCGCCCATTCAAGGCCGACCCCGTCGCGCCCGATGCCCTCACGGACTACCTAACCGGGCTGTGGGACGCGTTCGGCAACCTCGACTCCATGCCCGCCACCAACGGGTGTCTCCTGGTGAACACCGCGAGGGAATCCATCGCTCACGACTCCGCAGTGGCACAGCTCGTTGCCGAGTATCGGGCAGAGCTCGCCTCGGCGATGAGGCGGGGCGTACACGCCCAGCGACCCGCATCGTTAGCCACGCAGACAGACGATCTCGCGGAGAACATCGTGGCGCTCGTGATCGCGGCCTTCGCACTCGCCCGAGTCGACTCCACCCAGGCCCGCCACAACCTCACCCTCGCACTCCGCCTCGCCCACGACTGA
- a CDS encoding DUF1304 domain-containing protein → MVIAGLVLAGLAALIHVYIFYMESIAWTGAKARATFGTTVEEAEATKSLAFNQGFYNLFLAIAVVAGIVFLATGATAVGAALVFTGAGSMAAAALVLFASSPDKRGAALKQGILPLLGVIALAIGVAL, encoded by the coding sequence ATGGTCATCGCAGGTCTCGTGCTCGCCGGGTTGGCGGCGCTGATCCACGTCTACATCTTCTACATGGAGTCCATCGCCTGGACGGGCGCGAAGGCGCGCGCCACGTTCGGGACCACGGTCGAAGAAGCGGAGGCGACGAAGAGTCTTGCGTTCAACCAGGGCTTCTACAACCTGTTCCTCGCGATCGCCGTCGTCGCGGGCATCGTCTTCCTCGCCACGGGTGCGACAGCGGTCGGCGCGGCCCTCGTGTTCACCGGTGCGGGGTCGATGGCTGCCGCTGCGCTCGTGCTGTTCGCCTCCAGCCCCGACAAGCGCGGCGCCGCGCTCAAGCAGGGTATCCTGCCGCTGCTCGGGGTGATCGCCTTGGCCATCGGCGTCGCCCTGTAG
- a CDS encoding NADP-dependent oxidoreductase has translation MSTPVSTQIQLAARPQGWPTHDDFRTVTVPLGALEAGHVRVRNEFVSVDPYMRGRMNDVRSYVAPYQLGETITGGAIGRVVASEAPELPVGALVLHQHGWSDLVQDAASTFRAVPDLPGVPSSLRLHILGVTGLTAYVGLTAIAKLQPGETVFVSGAAGAVGTAVGQLAKLLGADRVIGSAGSDEKLALLTEKYGYDVAFNYKNGDVRGQLAQAAPVGIDVFFDNVGGDHLEAALDVFKCGGRAALCGAIAGYNTTERAPGPDNLANVITRALTLKGFTLAAYLQLGAEFQEKIAPWFAEGKIAYDETIVDGIDHTVDAFLDMMRGANTGKMLVRIPTDTRGEEEAHA, from the coding sequence ATGTCCACGCCTGTCAGCACGCAGATCCAGCTCGCCGCCCGCCCGCAGGGTTGGCCCACCCACGACGATTTCCGCACCGTGACGGTGCCGTTGGGGGCGCTCGAGGCCGGGCATGTGCGGGTGCGGAACGAGTTCGTGTCGGTCGACCCGTACATGCGGGGGCGGATGAACGACGTCCGCAGCTATGTCGCCCCGTACCAGCTCGGTGAGACGATCACCGGTGGTGCGATCGGCCGCGTCGTCGCCTCGGAGGCGCCGGAGTTGCCGGTGGGTGCGTTGGTGCTGCACCAGCACGGGTGGAGTGACCTCGTGCAGGATGCCGCCTCGACGTTCCGCGCCGTGCCAGATCTTCCCGGCGTGCCGTCCTCCCTGCGCCTGCACATTCTCGGGGTGACGGGGCTGACGGCGTACGTCGGGTTGACGGCGATCGCGAAGCTGCAGCCGGGTGAGACGGTGTTCGTCTCCGGCGCTGCGGGCGCGGTAGGAACCGCGGTCGGACAGCTCGCGAAGCTCCTCGGCGCCGACCGTGTCATCGGCTCTGCCGGCAGCGACGAGAAGCTCGCCCTGCTCACCGAGAAGTACGGGTACGACGTGGCCTTCAACTACAAGAACGGTGACGTGCGCGGCCAGCTCGCCCAAGCCGCCCCCGTGGGCATCGACGTATTCTTCGACAACGTCGGCGGCGACCACCTCGAAGCGGCCCTCGACGTCTTCAAATGCGGCGGACGGGCAGCACTGTGCGGGGCGATCGCGGGATACAACACCACCGAACGCGCCCCGGGTCCGGACAACCTCGCCAACGTCATCACCCGCGCCCTCACCCTGAAGGGCTTCACCCTGGCCGCCTACCTGCAGCTGGGCGCGGAGTTCCAGGAGAAGATCGCTCCCTGGTTCGCCGAGGGAAAGATCGCCTACGACGAGACCATCGTCGACGGCATCGACCACACCGTGGATGCGTTCCTAGACATGATGCGCGGCGCGAACACCGGCAAGATGCTCGTCCGCATCCCCACCGACACCCGCGGCGAGGAGGAGGCGCACGCGTGA
- a CDS encoding RDD family protein gives MKVPSTSPDITSSDPLGSRRQQAASVIGDDAAKRLRAIPQSGLLYIDAPLGRAFLSWLIDLFVVVGAALGLGLAVLGSSSSPNPVPGAAVIMIILLLVLPFLYGWCYRNGRALGGLLTGTRLVRAKDGERIGWGKAGWAMLIRVFFPLFFIVGFLDSGHNDSFSTVRTSIDDRATRKIRAAGIVRQ, from the coding sequence ATGAAAGTCCCCTCCACTTCGCCTGATATCACGAGTTCCGATCCGCTCGGGTCTCGACGTCAGCAGGCCGCCTCGGTGATCGGAGACGACGCGGCTAAGCGTCTGCGAGCCATCCCGCAGAGCGGTCTGCTCTACATCGATGCCCCGCTGGGTCGTGCGTTCCTCTCGTGGCTCATCGACCTGTTCGTCGTCGTGGGCGCCGCACTCGGGCTGGGGCTCGCGGTGCTGGGATCCTCGTCGTCGCCGAATCCGGTGCCGGGGGCAGCGGTGATCATGATCATTCTGCTGCTCGTGCTGCCGTTCCTCTACGGCTGGTGCTACCGCAATGGCCGCGCACTGGGTGGACTTCTCACCGGAACCCGGTTGGTGAGGGCCAAGGACGGTGAGCGCATCGGCTGGGGCAAGGCCGGCTGGGCGATGCTGATCCGAGTTTTCTTCCCCCTGTTCTTCATCGTGGGTTTCCTCGACAGCGGTCACAATGACAGCTTCAGCACGGTCCGCACGAGCATCGACGATCGGGCGACCCGAAAGATCCGCGCCGCGGGGATCGTCCGGCAGTAG